A part of Thermus sp. LT1-2-5 genomic DNA contains:
- a CDS encoding class I SAM-dependent methyltransferase, giving the protein MPRDWDAFYRETQEDRPPAFVVRAYGPFVPEGPVLDLAGGLGRNARYFLMRGHPVVLVERSRVALERLKGTPGLTLVEQDLEAGAPLPSGPFAGIVLAYYVNRPLLQSLAPLLLPGGLLLVEGFTQKEAERRGRAGSPFYWQPYELLTSPPGLVLRAYGEGYRAFAVYVRP; this is encoded by the coding sequence ATGCCTAGGGACTGGGACGCCTTCTATCGGGAAACCCAAGAAGACCGCCCCCCTGCCTTCGTGGTACGGGCCTACGGGCCCTTCGTGCCGGAGGGCCCCGTCTTGGACCTGGCGGGGGGCCTGGGGCGGAACGCCCGCTACTTCCTGATGCGGGGCCACCCCGTGGTCCTGGTGGAGCGAAGCCGGGTGGCCCTAGAGCGCCTAAAGGGCACCCCCGGCCTCACCCTGGTGGAACAGGACCTCGAGGCGGGCGCACCCCTCCCCTCAGGCCCCTTCGCCGGCATCGTTCTGGCCTACTACGTGAACCGGCCCCTCCTCCAATCCCTTGCCCCTCTCCTCCTCCCTGGAGGGCTCCTCCTGGTGGAGGGCTTCACCCAGAAGGAGGCGGAGCGGCGGGGCCGGGCGGGAAGCCCCTTTTACTGGCAACCTTACGAGCTCCTAACCTCTCCCCCAGGCCTGGTCCTAAGGGCCTACGGGGAGGGGTATCGGGCCTTTGCCGTTTACGTCAGGCCTTGA
- a CDS encoding alpha/beta hydrolase-fold protein — protein sequence MVRVGRRHVTFYPPEGAKALIGDFTDWERNPIPLAGPLTLEFPEGAYVEYAFLDGEGRPFPDPHNPERADNPWWTYPRAIRLPGFRYEAPPEPKEEPRVARHRLGERRYYVAETGPSPRATVVAQDGVAFYRTAGLHKVARALLERGEIPPVRLVFVEPIRREVEYRFSEAYEAEFHAVLAEVERAYGPLGEVVLVGASLGGLFSLWQAWRYPERFPKVLALSPALKAHPGGMDAYRDEEWLLARFAEAERVPRVYLEVGLLEWLLAPNRRFAALLADKRTPHAYRERPSGHNWVTWKQALAPGLSYLLGEG from the coding sequence GTGGTACGGGTAGGCCGCAGGCACGTCACCTTCTACCCGCCGGAAGGGGCCAAGGCCCTCATCGGCGACTTCACCGACTGGGAACGAAACCCCATCCCCTTGGCGGGCCCCCTCACCCTGGAGTTCCCGGAAGGGGCGTACGTGGAATACGCCTTCTTGGACGGGGAAGGAAGGCCCTTCCCCGACCCCCATAACCCCGAGCGGGCGGATAACCCCTGGTGGACCTACCCCCGGGCCATAAGGCTTCCCGGCTTCCGCTACGAGGCGCCCCCCGAACCCAAGGAGGAGCCCCGGGTGGCCCGGCACCGCCTGGGGGAAAGGCGCTACTACGTGGCGGAAACGGGGCCTTCCCCTCGGGCCACGGTGGTGGCCCAGGACGGGGTGGCCTTCTACCGCACCGCTGGGCTCCACAAGGTGGCCCGCGCCCTCCTGGAGAGGGGGGAGATCCCCCCGGTGCGCCTGGTCTTCGTGGAACCCATCCGGCGCGAGGTGGAGTACCGCTTTTCCGAGGCCTATGAGGCGGAGTTCCACGCGGTTTTGGCCGAGGTGGAACGGGCGTATGGCCCCCTGGGGGAGGTGGTGCTGGTGGGGGCCTCCTTGGGGGGGCTTTTCTCCTTGTGGCAGGCCTGGCGCTATCCCGAGCGCTTCCCGAAGGTCCTCGCCCTCTCCCCCGCCCTCAAGGCCCACCCCGGGGGAATGGACGCCTACCGGGACGAGGAGTGGCTTTTGGCCCGCTTCGCCGAGGCGGAACGCGTTCCCCGGGTGTACCTGGAGGTGGGCCTGTTGGAGTGGCTCCTCGCCCCGAACCGCCGCTTCGCCGCCCTCCTCGCCGACAAAAGGACCCCCCACGCCTACCGGGAAAGGCCCTCGGGGCACAACTGGGTCACCTGGAAGCAGGCCCTGGCCCCGGGGCTTTCCTACCTCCTGGGGGAAGGATGA
- a CDS encoding DUF1517 domain-containing protein: MARLWVLLLLLGLALAQKSGGGVGGRPYSPSPPPMAPGPAPSYPVPVPTYPGPVVVYPGGGGSLGLVPVVVFLGLALVAFLMVRGLRQAGEGNGASVARLRLALLHRPQVQQALRRLAQQADTTTAKGLSDLLDEAALLLLREEPAWRFARYEVETASEEEALARFDAWLLEERSKYEETFRHFEGKMRVAEAYRAKAEPGGRYLVVSLILADRRPLSAKHPLGREGVKEALLALAGSTPFTLLAFYLSWTPEREEEALTEEELLLLYPDLEKV, encoded by the coding sequence GTGGCGCGGCTTTGGGTGCTTCTCCTCCTCCTGGGCCTGGCCTTGGCCCAAAAGAGCGGGGGTGGGGTGGGGGGACGCCCCTACAGCCCAAGCCCCCCGCCCATGGCCCCCGGGCCCGCCCCCAGCTACCCGGTGCCCGTGCCCACCTATCCGGGCCCGGTGGTGGTCTACCCCGGGGGCGGGGGAAGCCTGGGCCTGGTACCGGTGGTGGTCTTCCTCGGCCTCGCCTTGGTGGCCTTCCTCATGGTGCGGGGGCTTAGGCAAGCGGGGGAAGGGAACGGGGCCAGCGTCGCCCGGTTGCGCCTCGCCCTCCTGCATCGGCCCCAGGTGCAGCAGGCCCTTAGGCGCCTGGCCCAGCAAGCGGACACCACCACCGCCAAGGGGCTTTCCGACCTCTTGGACGAGGCCGCCTTGCTCCTCCTAAGGGAGGAGCCCGCCTGGCGCTTCGCCCGCTACGAGGTGGAAACCGCCTCCGAGGAAGAGGCCCTGGCCCGGTTTGACGCCTGGCTGCTGGAGGAAAGGAGCAAGTACGAGGAAACCTTCCGCCACTTTGAGGGGAAGATGCGGGTGGCGGAGGCCTACCGGGCGAAGGCCGAGCCCGGGGGGCGCTACCTGGTGGTGAGCCTCATCCTAGCGGACCGCAGGCCCCTTAGCGCCAAGCACCCCTTGGGCCGGGAAGGGGTGAAGGAGGCCCTTTTGGCCTTGGCGGGGTCCACCCCCTTCACCCTCCTCGCCTTCTACCTCTCCTGGACCCCGGAGCGGGAAGAGGAAGCCCTCACCGAGGAGGAGCTTCTCCTCCTCTACCCCGATCTGGAGAAGGTGTGA
- the lon gene encoding endopeptidase La, with product MLPETLPVCPVRGSVIYPTMVMPIDAGRPISIRAIDEALARERVLLIVSQKDKEVEAPKPSDLYEVGTACNILKMRKNPDGSVQVLVQAFARVRVTEWLDLGDHLEAKGVVLADEPGDPTLVKALVREVKDKFQALLKEGRYLPPEVVQFVLNLEDPSQLADYIAFHMDFRLEDKQKVLETADVAERLKRVLVLLQAELDLIETQKRIQQQVKEEIDRNQREYFLREQMKAIQRELHGEEGEQEVEEFRKKVEELDLPPVVRQEVERELNRFARMHPDSAEASVIRTYLDWIVNLPWNKRTEDNLDLKRAKEILERDHYGLEKVKDRVLEFLAVRKLKAERAKRGEIPEEEVNKGPILLFVGPPGVGKTSIAKSIAEALGRKYVRISLGGVRDESDIRGHRRTYIGAMPGRIIQGLRQAGTKNPVFLLDEVDKLGISYQGDPAAALLEVLDPAQNKEFVDHYLGVPFDLSEVMFICTANFPQNIPAPLWDRMEAIEFTSYIEQEKLEIAKRYLLPRQLRETGLAEGQVVVTEAALMRLITHYTREAGVRQLEREIGALLRKAARQILEEGKKRVRITEKDLEKYLGPPRFLPETEARHPQVGVATGMYYTPVGGDIMFVEVSVMPGKGNLILTGQLGDVMKESARAALSYAKKNALRFGIPLERFEKSDIHIHVPAGAIPKEGPSAGVAIVSALVSALTEVPVRHDIAMTGEITLTGRVLPIGGVKEKVLGARRAGIREVILPKPNQADLADIPAPLRQNMTFRFVEHLDQVLDLALVGGLKALEARAKEAKPKRGKKELVAHA from the coding sequence ATGCTGCCAGAAACCTTGCCCGTCTGCCCCGTGCGGGGGTCGGTCATCTACCCCACCATGGTCATGCCCATCGATGCGGGCCGGCCCATCTCCATCCGGGCCATCGACGAGGCCCTGGCCCGGGAGCGGGTGCTTCTCATCGTGAGCCAAAAGGACAAGGAGGTGGAGGCCCCCAAGCCCTCCGACCTCTACGAGGTGGGCACCGCCTGCAACATCCTGAAGATGCGCAAGAACCCGGATGGTTCCGTCCAGGTCCTGGTGCAGGCCTTCGCCCGGGTACGGGTGACGGAGTGGCTGGACCTGGGGGACCACCTCGAGGCCAAGGGGGTGGTCCTGGCGGACGAGCCCGGGGACCCCACCCTGGTGAAGGCCTTGGTCCGGGAGGTGAAGGACAAGTTCCAGGCCCTCCTCAAGGAGGGGCGGTACCTGCCGCCGGAGGTGGTCCAGTTCGTCCTCAACCTGGAAGACCCTTCCCAGCTTGCCGACTACATCGCCTTCCACATGGACTTCCGCCTGGAGGACAAGCAGAAGGTCCTGGAAACGGCGGACGTGGCCGAACGGCTCAAGCGGGTTTTGGTCCTCTTGCAGGCGGAGCTGGACCTCATCGAAACGCAAAAGCGCATCCAGCAGCAGGTCAAGGAGGAGATTGACCGCAACCAGCGGGAGTACTTCCTCCGGGAGCAGATGAAGGCCATTCAGCGGGAGCTCCACGGGGAGGAAGGAGAGCAGGAAGTGGAGGAGTTCCGCAAGAAGGTGGAGGAGCTCGACCTGCCCCCCGTGGTGCGTCAGGAGGTGGAGCGGGAGCTCAACCGCTTCGCCCGCATGCACCCCGACTCCGCCGAGGCCAGCGTCATCCGCACCTACCTGGACTGGATCGTCAACCTTCCCTGGAACAAGCGCACGGAGGACAACCTGGACCTCAAGCGGGCCAAGGAGATCCTGGAGCGGGACCACTACGGCCTAGAGAAGGTCAAGGACCGCGTTCTGGAGTTCTTGGCGGTGCGCAAGCTTAAGGCGGAAAGGGCCAAAAGGGGCGAAATCCCCGAGGAGGAGGTGAACAAGGGCCCCATCCTCCTCTTCGTGGGGCCCCCAGGAGTGGGGAAGACCTCCATCGCCAAGAGCATCGCCGAAGCCCTGGGCCGCAAGTACGTGCGCATCTCCTTGGGGGGCGTGCGGGACGAGTCGGACATCAGGGGCCATCGCCGCACCTACATCGGGGCCATGCCCGGGCGCATCATCCAGGGCCTGCGGCAGGCGGGCACCAAGAACCCCGTCTTCCTCCTGGACGAGGTGGACAAGCTTGGCATCTCCTACCAAGGGGACCCTGCCGCCGCCCTTCTGGAGGTCTTGGACCCCGCCCAGAACAAGGAGTTCGTGGACCACTACCTGGGGGTGCCCTTCGACCTCAGCGAGGTGATGTTCATCTGCACCGCCAACTTCCCCCAGAACATCCCCGCCCCCCTGTGGGACCGCATGGAGGCCATCGAGTTCACCAGCTACATCGAGCAGGAGAAGCTGGAGATCGCCAAGCGCTACCTCCTGCCCCGGCAGCTTCGGGAAACGGGCCTGGCCGAGGGGCAGGTGGTGGTAACCGAGGCGGCCCTCATGCGCCTCATCACCCACTACACGCGGGAAGCGGGGGTTAGGCAGCTGGAGCGGGAGATCGGGGCCCTGTTGCGCAAGGCGGCCCGGCAGATCCTGGAGGAGGGCAAGAAGCGGGTGCGCATCACGGAGAAGGACCTGGAGAAGTACCTGGGCCCGCCCCGCTTCCTCCCCGAGACCGAGGCCCGCCACCCCCAGGTGGGCGTGGCCACGGGCATGTACTACACCCCCGTGGGCGGGGACATCATGTTCGTGGAGGTTTCCGTCATGCCCGGCAAGGGCAACCTGATCCTCACCGGGCAACTGGGGGACGTGATGAAGGAGTCGGCCCGGGCGGCGCTTTCCTACGCCAAGAAAAACGCCCTCCGCTTCGGCATCCCCCTGGAGCGCTTCGAGAAATCGGACATCCACATCCACGTCCCCGCTGGGGCCATCCCCAAGGAGGGGCCTTCCGCCGGGGTGGCCATCGTGAGCGCCTTGGTTTCCGCCCTCACGGAGGTGCCCGTGCGCCACGATATCGCCATGACCGGGGAGATCACCCTCACCGGGCGGGTCCTGCCCATCGGCGGGGTGAAGGAGAAGGTCCTGGGGGCCAGGCGGGCCGGGATCCGCGAGGTGATCCTGCCCAAGCCCAACCAGGCGGACCTTGCCGACATCCCCGCCCCCTTGCGCCAGAACATGACCTTCCGCTTCGTGGAGCACCTGGACCAAGTCCTGGACCTGGCTTTGGTGGGGGGGTTGAAGGCCCTGGAGGCCCGCGCCAAGGAGGCCAAGCCCAAGCGGGGCAAGAAGGAGCTGGTGGCCCACGCCTAA